From a region of the Thiorhodovibrio winogradskyi genome:
- the folE2 gene encoding GTP cyclohydrolase FolE2, with amino-acid sequence MMADVQASADSRRIAIDRVGIKDIRHPVRIQDRSGREQHTVATFKMYVHLPHDFKGTHMSRFVAILNNHQPEISVTTFKDMLREMAERLESEAGHIEMRFPFFINKRAPVSGVASLLDYDVTFIGEIHQGQPSLSIRVVVPVTSLCPCSKEISAYGAHNQRSHVTVTVRTRGFLWLEELIDLVESQASCELFGLLKRADEKFVTERAYDNPKFVEDTVRDIAGVLNHDERIAAYMVESENFESIHNHSAYAMIERDKDAEASG; translated from the coding sequence ATGATGGCCGATGTGCAGGCCAGTGCCGACAGCCGTCGGATTGCCATTGATCGCGTTGGTATCAAAGACATTCGCCATCCAGTGCGCATTCAGGATCGCAGCGGCCGAGAGCAACATACTGTTGCGACCTTTAAGATGTACGTGCACTTACCGCATGATTTCAAAGGCACGCACATGTCGCGATTCGTGGCGATTTTGAACAACCACCAGCCAGAAATCAGCGTCACCACCTTCAAGGACATGCTCAGGGAGATGGCCGAGCGACTTGAGTCAGAGGCCGGGCACATCGAAATGCGCTTTCCCTTTTTCATTAACAAGCGTGCGCCCGTTTCCGGAGTGGCCAGCCTGCTGGATTATGATGTCACCTTTATTGGAGAGATCCACCAGGGGCAGCCGAGCCTGTCGATCCGGGTGGTAGTACCCGTGACCAGCCTGTGCCCCTGCTCCAAGGAAATCTCGGCCTACGGCGCCCATAATCAGCGTTCGCATGTGACGGTGACAGTGCGCACACGGGGGTTTTTGTGGCTGGAAGAGCTCATCGACCTGGTCGAATCCCAGGCCTCGTGTGAGCTCTTTGGTCTACTCAAACGTGCCGATGAAAAGTTCGTCACCGAGCGCGCCTACGATAACCCCAAGTTTGTCGAGGACACCGTTCGCGACATCGCCGGGGTCCTCAACCATGATGAGCGGATTGCCGCCTATATGGTGGAATCAGAGAATTTCGAGTCCATTCACAATCACTCGGCTTACGCCATGATAGAGCGTGACAAGGATGCCGAAGCCTCCGGCTGA
- a CDS encoding glycine/sarcosine N-methyltransferase — protein MNLQSQAQSTKQNYGSDPLEVRDTNHYQSEYIHPFVERWDQLIDWDGRAESEGDFFIRTLREHGARKVLDVATGTGFHSVRLLRAGFEVTSADGSPNMLAKAFANARKRDYLLRTAQADWRWLNRDIHDYYDAVICLGNSFTHLHEENDRRKALAEFYATLKHDGILILDQRNYDALLDHRVEPTHNFYYCGENVRATPEHVDESLARFRYEFPDEEVFHLNMFPLRKNYVRRLLREVGFQRVTTYGDFQETYHDSEPDFFIHVAEKRYVEGGEEE, from the coding sequence ATGAATCTTCAAAGTCAAGCACAGTCCACTAAGCAGAACTACGGATCGGACCCGCTCGAGGTTCGTGATACCAATCACTATCAATCCGAATACATTCATCCCTTTGTCGAGCGCTGGGATCAGCTCATCGACTGGGACGGCCGCGCCGAGTCGGAGGGAGATTTTTTCATCCGCACCCTGCGCGAGCACGGGGCACGCAAAGTCCTAGATGTGGCCACGGGTACTGGCTTTCATTCGGTGCGTTTGCTGCGCGCCGGTTTTGAGGTCACCAGCGCCGACGGCAGCCCGAACATGCTGGCCAAGGCGTTCGCGAACGCCCGCAAGCGCGACTATCTGCTGCGCACCGCGCAAGCCGATTGGCGCTGGCTGAATCGCGACATTCACGATTATTACGACGCAGTGATCTGCTTGGGCAATTCCTTCACCCATCTGCACGAGGAGAACGACAGGCGCAAGGCGCTGGCCGAATTCTATGCCACCCTGAAACACGATGGGATTCTGATTCTTGATCAACGCAACTATGATGCTCTGCTTGATCATCGGGTTGAGCCCACACATAATTTTTACTATTGCGGTGAAAATGTGCGCGCCACACCAGAGCATGTCGACGAAAGCCTGGCCCGTTTCCGCTACGAGTTTCCAGATGAAGAAGTTTTTCATCTCAATATGTTCCCGCTGCGCAAGAACTATGTTCGCCGCCTGCTGCGCGAGGTTGGCTTTCAGCGCGTCACCACCTACGGCGACTTTCAGGAAACCTATCACGACAGCGAACCAGACTTTTTCATCCATGTCGCCGAAAAACGCTACGTCGAGGGAGGCGAGGAAGAATGA
- a CDS encoding SAM-dependent methyltransferase codes for MSLNYTEVVETARAYYNSDDADQFYFHVWGGEDIHIGLYRHPDEAIRDASRRTVERMAAKVSGLGPETRVLDMGAGYGGAARYLAATFGCQVTALNLSETENARDRDMNREQGLDHLITVIDGSFEEVPATDGSFDLVWSQDAILHSGQRAQVIGEAARVLRAGGNLIFTDPMQADDCPEGVLQPVLDRIHLASLGSIGFYRETAAARGLQEVSVEPMVEHLISHYSRVRDVLESSREDLAGKVSEAYIDRMIAGLGHWVEAGRNGYLDWGILHFRKPAG; via the coding sequence ATGAGTTTGAATTACACAGAAGTTGTCGAAACCGCCCGCGCTTATTACAACAGTGACGATGCCGATCAGTTTTACTTCCATGTTTGGGGTGGCGAGGATATTCATATCGGTCTTTACCGCCACCCGGATGAGGCCATTCGTGATGCCAGCCGCCGAACCGTTGAGCGCATGGCGGCAAAAGTCTCGGGTCTTGGCCCCGAGACCCGGGTGCTGGACATGGGGGCCGGCTATGGCGGGGCCGCGCGCTATCTGGCCGCAACCTTTGGCTGCCAGGTCACGGCGCTGAATCTCAGCGAGACCGAAAACGCCCGTGATCGCGACATGAACCGCGAGCAGGGATTGGATCACCTCATCACAGTGATCGATGGCAGCTTCGAGGAGGTGCCGGCGACGGATGGCAGCTTCGATCTGGTATGGTCACAGGACGCTATTTTACACAGCGGACAGCGCGCTCAAGTGATTGGCGAGGCAGCGCGGGTGCTGCGGGCGGGTGGTAATTTGATCTTCACCGACCCCATGCAGGCCGATGACTGCCCAGAGGGCGTGTTGCAGCCGGTGCTTGACCGCATTCATCTCGCCAGCCTCGGCTCCATTGGTTTCTATCGCGAAACCGCCGCCGCCCGTGGGCTGCAAGAGGTCAGTGTCGAGCCCATGGTCGAGCATCTGATCAGTCATTACAGCCGGGTGCGGGATGTGCTCGAATCCAGTCGGGAGGATCTGGCCGGAAAGGTCTCGGAGGCTTACATTGATCGCATGATCGCTGGACTTGGTCACTGGGTGGAAGCCGGACGCAACGGCTATCTCGACTGGGGCATCTTGCATTTCCGCAAGCCAGCCGGTTAA
- a CDS encoding PfkB family carbohydrate kinase has product MMTPETLQRPIIFGEVLFDRFTDEASGQVTEVLGGAPFNVAWHLHAFAQAPGPRRVQPPRLISRVGRDSLGTRILAAMAEQDMDTSLVQQDDRHPTGTVEVSLRQGEPSYDILSERAYDFIDATAVPKVAPGTLLYHGTLAARHCVSAAALRQLRDNGEPSVFVDVNLRAPWWTTEQVATLIDGATYIKLNADELAILAPPGDSLEARARALIDSNGLSTAFITLGAEGALAVTASGECLRLGPPRVERFVDAVGAGDGFSSVLILGLLRGWPLQLTLERAQAFASAIVGQRGATSREPTFYRSFSEQWIAP; this is encoded by the coding sequence ATGATGACACCCGAGACCTTACAGCGACCAATCATCTTTGGCGAAGTCCTGTTCGACCGCTTTACCGATGAGGCCAGTGGACAGGTGACCGAGGTGCTGGGAGGCGCGCCCTTCAATGTTGCCTGGCATCTGCACGCCTTCGCCCAAGCGCCAGGACCTAGGCGGGTCCAACCGCCACGCTTGATCAGTCGTGTCGGCCGGGACTCATTGGGTACGCGCATTCTCGCTGCCATGGCCGAGCAGGACATGGACACTTCCCTGGTGCAACAGGATGATAGGCATCCAACCGGCACCGTGGAGGTCAGCCTGCGACAGGGCGAGCCGAGCTACGATATCCTCTCCGAGCGTGCCTACGACTTCATCGACGCCACAGCTGTCCCCAAGGTGGCACCCGGCACCCTGCTATATCACGGCACCCTAGCTGCCCGTCATTGCGTTTCCGCCGCGGCCTTGCGGCAATTGCGAGACAACGGCGAGCCGAGCGTCTTCGTCGATGTCAACCTGCGCGCACCCTGGTGGACAACCGAGCAGGTTGCGACACTGATCGATGGCGCGACCTACATCAAGCTCAATGCCGATGAACTGGCGATTCTGGCCCCCCCAGGTGATTCACTCGAAGCGCGCGCACGCGCTCTCATCGACAGCAATGGCCTGAGTACCGCCTTCATCACACTCGGTGCCGAGGGTGCGCTGGCCGTCACCGCAAGCGGCGAGTGCTTGCGACTCGGCCCACCCCGGGTGGAACGTTTTGTCGATGCCGTTGGCGCCGGAGATGGCTTTTCCTCGGTGCTCATCCTCGGCCTGCTGCGCGGCTGGCCCCTGCAACTAACGCTTGAGCGCGCGCAGGCTTTCGCCTCCGCCATTGTCGGGCAACGCGGCGCCACCAGCCGTGAACCGACCTTTTATCGGTCTTTCAGCGAACAATGGATTGCACCATGA
- a CDS encoding sucrose synthase yields the protein MSELFLEQRNEQSTGSLVPEFIAFVREQRNQTHRVFHWLIGLQRPFLLHSDVIDALAHLCQDDPDLSSTVLARALAQCQEVTLTPSWIYLALRRRVARWEFVRLHIETMDAQAVNVAEYLMFKERTATGGHEEPWGLEIDMSPFYRDQFKLREEGSIGRGVEFLNRRLSSRLFEELGKGDRRLLNFLRMHSHRGQVLMLNDSIADVAGLRNALRQALLPLRRRAASIPYEELAPELRPLGFEPGWGCDAARVRNTMGLLLDILEAPSPQTIEEFLGRIPMIFSIAILSPHGWFGQSNVLGRPDTGGQVVYILDQVRALEREMRARLAEQGIDIEPEVIVITRLIPESEGTTSDQRIEPIAGTQNARILRVPFRSDNGDVLPHWISRFHLWPFLERFALDAETELLAELGDRPDLIIGNYSDGNLVASLMSRRLGVSQCNIAHALEKTKYLFSDLYWRDNEDRYHFSCQFTADLIAMNTADFIITSTYQEIAGTDDSLGQYESYMNFTMPGLYRVVAGVDVYDPKFNIVSPGADEEIYFPFTETDRRLSHLHGEIEQLLFGEPVQGQSRGQLQDRDKPLLFSMARLDRIKNIGGLVDWYARAPELRDRVNLVVVAGHVDGNASGDSEEREQIDYMHYLMNTHGLDGQVRWLGVHLDKFMAGEFYRCIADRRGAFVQPALFEAFGLTVIEAMSCGLPTFATCYGGPSEIIEHGQSGFHIDPNHGDQAAALILEFFDTCANKPKHWQAFSDAAIARVQERYTWRRYAERMMTLSRVYGFWKYVTDLERAETSRYLEMFYTLKFRPLAQSMLG from the coding sequence ATGAGCGAGTTATTTCTCGAACAACGCAACGAGCAATCCACTGGCTCCCTGGTGCCGGAGTTTATTGCCTTCGTGCGCGAGCAGCGCAATCAGACCCATCGTGTTTTTCACTGGTTGATCGGGCTACAACGGCCTTTCCTGCTGCACAGCGATGTCATTGATGCGCTGGCGCACCTGTGCCAGGACGACCCGGATCTGAGCTCCACGGTGCTGGCTCGGGCGCTCGCGCAGTGTCAGGAAGTCACCCTGACACCGTCCTGGATCTACCTTGCACTACGCCGACGCGTCGCGCGCTGGGAGTTTGTGCGCCTGCATATCGAGACCATGGACGCACAGGCGGTCAACGTGGCTGAGTACCTCATGTTCAAGGAGCGCACCGCCACCGGTGGCCATGAAGAACCCTGGGGATTGGAAATCGACATGTCCCCCTTCTATCGCGACCAGTTCAAACTGCGCGAGGAGGGCTCCATCGGGCGTGGCGTGGAGTTTCTCAACCGGCGCTTGTCGAGCCGATTGTTCGAGGAACTTGGCAAAGGCGACCGCCGTTTGCTGAATTTTTTGCGCATGCACAGTCATCGCGGTCAGGTGCTCATGCTTAATGACAGCATCGCCGATGTGGCTGGTCTGCGCAATGCGTTGCGCCAGGCTCTGCTGCCACTTCGGCGGCGCGCGGCCAGCATCCCTTATGAAGAGCTAGCCCCGGAATTGCGCCCGCTAGGCTTCGAGCCCGGCTGGGGCTGTGACGCTGCGCGGGTGCGCAACACCATGGGGCTGTTGCTGGATATTTTGGAAGCGCCCTCGCCCCAGACGATCGAGGAATTCCTCGGCCGCATCCCGATGATCTTCTCCATTGCCATTCTGTCGCCGCATGGTTGGTTTGGCCAATCCAATGTGCTCGGGCGGCCGGACACTGGCGGGCAGGTGGTCTATATCCTCGATCAGGTGCGCGCGCTTGAGCGTGAGATGCGCGCCCGCCTCGCCGAGCAGGGCATCGATATCGAGCCCGAGGTCATCGTCATCACCCGGCTGATTCCAGAATCCGAGGGCACCACCTCGGATCAGCGTATCGAGCCAATCGCTGGCACCCAAAACGCTCGTATTCTGCGCGTACCCTTCCGCAGCGACAACGGTGATGTGCTGCCACACTGGATCTCACGCTTTCATCTTTGGCCCTTTCTGGAGCGCTTCGCGCTGGATGCCGAAACAGAGTTGCTAGCAGAGCTTGGCGACCGCCCTGACCTAATCATTGGCAACTACTCCGACGGTAATTTAGTAGCCTCCTTGATGTCGCGGCGACTTGGGGTCAGCCAGTGCAACATCGCCCATGCATTGGAGAAAACCAAGTATCTCTTCTCCGATCTTTACTGGCGCGATAACGAGGATCGCTACCATTTCTCCTGTCAGTTCACCGCGGACCTGATCGCGATGAACACAGCGGATTTTATCATCACCAGTACCTATCAGGAGATTGCCGGCACCGACGACAGCCTGGGACAGTACGAAAGCTACATGAATTTCACCATGCCCGGCCTCTATCGCGTGGTCGCCGGGGTGGATGTTTATGATCCCAAGTTCAACATCGTCTCCCCTGGTGCCGACGAGGAGATCTATTTTCCCTTCACCGAGACCGACCGCCGGCTGAGCCATCTGCACGGGGAAATCGAGCAGCTCCTTTTCGGTGAACCCGTGCAAGGGCAATCCAGGGGTCAATTGCAAGACCGCGACAAACCCCTGCTGTTCTCCATGGCGCGCCTGGACCGCATCAAAAACATTGGCGGCCTGGTCGATTGGTACGCCCGCGCACCAGAACTGCGTGATCGTGTCAACCTAGTCGTTGTCGCGGGCCATGTCGACGGCAATGCCTCGGGCGACAGCGAAGAGCGTGAACAGATCGACTACATGCATTATCTGATGAACACTCACGGCCTTGACGGGCAGGTGCGCTGGCTCGGGGTTCATCTCGACAAATTTATGGCTGGCGAGTTCTACCGCTGTATCGCCGATCGCCGGGGCGCCTTCGTGCAGCCGGCCCTGTTCGAGGCCTTCGGACTCACGGTTATCGAGGCCATGAGCTGCGGTCTGCCCACTTTCGCAACCTGTTATGGCGGCCCATCCGAGATCATCGAGCACGGCCAGTCAGGCTTTCACATTGACCCCAATCATGGCGACCAGGCCGCCGCGCTCATTCTCGAGTTCTTCGACACTTGCGCCAACAAGCCCAAACATTGGCAGGCTTTTTCCGACGCCGCCATCGCGCGCGTGCAAGAACGCTACACCTGGCGCCGCTATGCCGAGCGCATGATGACACTCTCGCGGGTCTACGGTTTCTGGAAATATGTGACTGACCTTGAGCGCGCCGAAACCTCACGCTACCTCGAGATGTTCTACACTCTGAAATTCCGCCCGCTTGCGCAAAGCATGCTGGGTTGA
- a CDS encoding PLDc N-terminal domain-containing protein encodes MIDLQVTGFFGLLLLILDIYAIIKTVQSSAGTLGKVLWVVLILLLPVLGFILWLLLGPKR; translated from the coding sequence ATGATCGACCTTCAAGTCACCGGGTTTTTCGGTTTACTGCTGCTCATTCTGGACATCTATGCCATCATCAAGACGGTACAAAGCAGTGCGGGCACCCTGGGCAAAGTGCTCTGGGTGGTTCTCATTCTGCTGCTGCCAGTGCTGGGCTTCATTCTTTGGCTACTGCTTGGGCCAAAACGCTAA
- a CDS encoding sirohydrochlorin chelatase, with product MPNILLVDNGSKRADATLSLRELATRLQARAADPVEPVSLLHSDAIPPHQLNDQPARTLAPYLRRQLESGQRDFLIVPLFFGASRALTSFIPETAAALRRDFDDFRLRIAPPLCPLPRGEPRLVEILVDNLAQCRLQASRSPEHVFLVDHGSPIARVTAVRNWLAKQLVRRLGDRVGLTEAAMERRPGREYDFNGPLLSDALATHARAHPRARVAVAMQFLAAGRHAGPDGDVVTICRDIEARHPGFSISLSPLMSTHPLLIDILIDRMHAEHRDGNDSA from the coding sequence ATGCCAAATATCTTGCTCGTCGACAACGGCTCCAAACGTGCCGATGCCACCCTCTCCTTGCGCGAGTTGGCCACCAGGCTCCAAGCGCGCGCGGCTGACCCAGTTGAACCTGTGTCGCTGCTGCACTCGGACGCGATTCCGCCGCATCAGCTCAACGACCAGCCGGCGCGAACCTTGGCACCCTATCTGCGTCGCCAGCTCGAATCCGGTCAGCGCGATTTCCTGATTGTGCCGCTTTTTTTTGGCGCCAGCCGAGCCTTGACGAGCTTCATCCCGGAAACCGCCGCCGCATTGCGTCGAGACTTCGATGACTTCAGGCTGCGCATTGCCCCCCCATTGTGCCCGCTCCCTCGGGGTGAGCCGCGCTTGGTCGAGATTCTTGTCGACAATCTGGCGCAATGTCGCTTACAAGCATCGCGTTCGCCCGAACATGTCTTTTTGGTCGATCATGGCTCGCCAATCGCGCGAGTGACCGCCGTGCGCAACTGGCTTGCTAAACAGCTTGTCCGGCGTCTTGGTGATCGGGTGGGATTAACAGAGGCGGCGATGGAACGCCGACCGGGTAGGGAATACGACTTCAATGGCCCTCTGCTCAGTGACGCTCTTGCCACCCATGCGCGGGCGCATCCGCGAGCAAGAGTCGCCGTGGCGATGCAGTTTCTTGCCGCTGGCCGTCATGCTGGCCCCGACGGGGATGTGGTGACGATCTGCCGGGACATCGAAGCCCGCCACCCCGGGTTCAGCATCAGTCTGTCGCCCTTGATGAGCACGCATCCGCTGTTGATTGACATCCTCATTGACCGGATGCATGCCGAGCACAGGGACGGCAATGATTCAGCGTGA
- a CDS encoding efflux RND transporter periplasmic adaptor subunit, whose amino-acid sequence MRFFLALGMGFCLLGLSVLAQGPEGAKPGVIVAEVQAAPLADRIEALGTLKARESVVITANATDTISAIHFDDGDRVKSGDLLVEMVSVEEHAQLEEISARMGEAERQYERVKSLEASGSASASLLDERRRDLHTARASLAAIESRLNDRLIKAPFDGVVGLRNISLGALVQPGDVITTLDDDARLKLDFAVPSVFLGSLAPGVAVEARTRAFPDKVFEGTIGSIDSRVDSVTRSVQVRALIDNDERLLRPGQLMTVDLLRNPRQALMVPESALLHRGDEHFVFVVAGDEPRVAKRQVTIGARRPGEAEILSGLSAGDRVVTHGLQKVKPDAPVQIIAVDDGSRSLKEMLASDKRDGGRDGATTP is encoded by the coding sequence ATGCGATTTTTCCTTGCGCTAGGGATGGGTTTCTGTCTCCTCGGCTTGTCAGTGTTGGCCCAGGGCCCAGAGGGGGCGAAGCCCGGCGTCATTGTGGCCGAGGTGCAAGCAGCACCACTGGCTGACCGCATCGAGGCACTGGGCACGCTCAAGGCACGCGAGTCAGTGGTCATCACCGCCAATGCGACCGATACCATCTCGGCCATCCATTTCGACGACGGTGATCGGGTCAAGAGCGGGGATTTGCTGGTCGAGATGGTCAGCGTCGAGGAACACGCACAGCTCGAGGAAATCAGCGCGCGCATGGGCGAGGCTGAACGCCAGTATGAACGCGTCAAGTCGCTGGAGGCGAGCGGCTCGGCCTCGGCCTCGCTGCTCGATGAGCGCAGGCGGGATCTGCATACCGCGCGCGCCTCCCTGGCGGCGATCGAATCGCGCCTGAATGATCGGCTGATCAAGGCGCCCTTCGACGGCGTGGTTGGTTTGCGTAACATCAGCCTGGGCGCCCTGGTGCAGCCTGGGGATGTGATCACCACCCTGGATGATGATGCGCGCCTGAAGCTCGACTTTGCTGTTCCGAGTGTCTTTCTCGGATCCCTGGCGCCTGGCGTGGCGGTCGAGGCACGCACCCGCGCCTTTCCGGATAAGGTATTCGAGGGGACCATCGGCAGCATCGACAGCCGGGTTGATTCGGTCACCCGCTCGGTGCAGGTACGCGCGCTCATCGACAACGACGAGCGGCTGTTGCGCCCGGGACAGTTGATGACGGTGGATCTGCTGCGCAATCCGCGCCAGGCGCTGATGGTGCCCGAATCCGCCCTGCTGCATCGCGGCGATGAGCATTTCGTCTTTGTGGTGGCTGGCGATGAGCCCAGGGTCGCAAAACGCCAGGTCACCATCGGCGCCCGGCGGCCGGGGGAGGCCGAGATTCTGTCGGGCCTGAGCGCTGGTGACCGGGTGGTCACCCATGGTCTGCAGAAGGTCAAGCCGGACGCGCCGGTCCAGATTATTGCCGTGGATGACGGCAGCCGGTCGCTCAAAGAGATGCTGGCCTCGGACAAGAGGGACGGCGGGCGCGACGGAGCCACCACGCCATGA